In a single window of the Orbaceae bacterium lpD04 genome:
- a CDS encoding YegP family protein produces the protein MSSKFEIFKSPKNNQFYFHLKASNGQIILQSEGYTTKSNCSNGVQSVKKNAPSEKAYDKKPKYFNLKSLDNGQIIGTSQQYSSESARDNGVESVQKNAPIAEVVDLTVGA, from the coding sequence ATGAGTAGTAAATTTGAAATTTTTAAAAGTCCGAAGAATAATCAGTTTTATTTCCATTTAAAAGCAAGTAATGGTCAGATAATTTTACAAAGCGAAGGATATACAACGAAAAGTAACTGCTCAAATGGCGTTCAATCAGTTAAGAAAAATGCCCCTAGCGAGAAAGCTTATGACAAAAAACCAAAATATTTTAATTTAAAGTCATTAGATAATGGCCAAATCATTGGTACAAGCCAGCAATATTCAAGTGAATCAGCGAGAGATAATGGCGTTGAATCAGTACAAAAAAATGCCCCAATCGCTGAAGTTGTTGATTTAACAGTAGGCGCTTAA